The Desulfococcus multivorans DNA window TCCCGGTAAAGCTCGGCGTAAGTCAGCCGTCGTCTCACCTGATCTTCCCCCCGAAAGAGGATGGCCGGCCTGTCGTCCCGGTATCGGAGAAGATTTTCGGCAAAATTGAGGCGTGCGCCGGAGAACCATCGAGCCCCAGGCATCCGGGTGACGTCGTCGATCACCTCATCATACGACCGGGAGGCGATAACCTTGGCGTAGTCCCACATCTCCGCCCAGAATTTCGGGATATGATCCACGGACCATTGCCAAAGCTCCGGATAGCTGGTGAGGTTTGTGCCGTATTTCCGGTTTACGCCGGTCATGAATCGATACATATTGGAATCTTGAACCTGCTGCTCGGATGGTGTCCATAACAATTTGCCCATTATGCCCCCTTGGTCGAATGTCATATCGGTCTGAAAAATCCTTCGGAATCGAAGGTTCTAATTGAAAGGCAGATCACTTTTCGGACGGTATTCCCAGGAATCTGACCACCTCGGCGATGAGGGCCTCTGGCTTTTCGACGGCCATCATGTGTCCGGCGCCCTCGATGAGGGCGAATGTCGCCCCTGGAATATGCCGGGATAGATATTGCCCATACTTGACCGGTGTCATCCGGTCGTCAGTGGCGGATATCACCAGTGCGGGACAGTCGATATTCCCGATGTCGTCCATGACGTCAAAGTGATCGCATGCGAGATAATCGCCTGAAATCACATCAGGTTCGTTGTGCAGCATCTGATGTTGAAGCGCCGCTTTCAGGGATGCCGACGCCCGAGGCCCAATGGACTGGCGACAGATCATGTCTATGGTTTCCTCGAAAGCGTTCTCAAATCCGTCTATAATCTTCGGGAGAACCCGCAAGCGGGCTCCGGTGCCCACAAGGATGGCGCCGTTAAGCCATCCGGGTTTTCGAATCGCCAATGTCAAGGCGACGGCACCGCCCAGAGAGTGGCCGGCTACCGCCGCTTTTTCGATCCCGAGGCTTCGGGCAAACCGATCGATAACATCGGCATAAGCCTCGACGCTTGTGCATCCAACGCCGGATGATCGCCCATGACCGGGCAGATCCGGTGTATAGACCCGAATCCCCGGATGATGCCGCAACCCTTCCGGCCAATGGGTGTGATCCCCG harbors:
- a CDS encoding alpha/beta fold hydrolase, whose protein sequence is MPVTAVDKKMLYYDRSDSETGPALILVHGSGGDHTHWPEGLRHHPGIRVYTPDLPGHGRSSGVGCTSVEAYADVIDRFARSLGIEKAAVAGHSLGGAVALTLAIRKPGWLNGAILVGTGARLRVLPKIIDGFENAFEETIDMICRQSIGPRASASLKAALQHQMLHNEPDVISGDYLACDHFDVMDDIGNIDCPALVISATDDRMTPVKYGQYLSRHIPGATFALIEGAGHMMAVEKPEALIAEVVRFLGIPSEK